A single region of the Nitrospinota bacterium genome encodes:
- the fabZ gene encoding 3-hydroxyacyl-ACP dehydratase FabZ, which produces MDFLEYIPHRPPFLFVDRVLEETDNSIKTEKKIDPKEPFFEGHYPGQPIMPGVLIFEAIFQAGAIMMGKRISNEGRIPVLTRVNNIKLKHAVHPGDTLQVEVTLKDLVSNAAYMTGKASVNSKTAVSLEFTAMLVEETK; this is translated from the coding sequence ATGGACTTTCTTGAATACATTCCCCATCGCCCTCCTTTTTTGTTTGTCGACCGTGTGCTTGAAGAAACGGATAATAGTATCAAAACAGAAAAGAAGATCGATCCTAAAGAACCCTTTTTTGAAGGGCACTATCCCGGACAACCCATCATGCCGGGGGTTTTGATATTTGAAGCCATTTTTCAGGCGGGTGCTATTATGATGGGAAAGCGTATTTCCAATGAAGGCAGGATTCCAGTTCTAACCCGGGTTAACAATATAAAGCTAAAGCATGCTGTCCATCCCGGAGATACTTTGCAGGTTGAAGTTACCCTCAAAGACCTGGTCAGTAATGCCGCTTATATGACGGGCAAAGCCAGCGTCAATAGCAAGACGGCTGTAAGCCTGGAATTTACCGCCATGCTGGTTGAGGAAACAAAATAA